A stretch of the Chitinispirillales bacterium ANBcel5 genome encodes the following:
- a CDS encoding winged helix-turn-helix transcriptional regulator — MLKTLLPETHDKDKIAELIFKSDEEMNSLVYGKNVKKVIKILLTIKESYFVPEHTKCAFINDELAADSPPPFITIDGYDLWVEFPFSEAYMAALRGVSVAESIEKSSGKSSGKSSGKSSGIILESLRRNPYMTIPELAEKLHISTRAIEKNLQKLQKSEKLKRIGPSKGGHWEVLE; from the coding sequence TTGCTTAAAACATTATTGCCTGAAACGCATGACAAAGACAAAATTGCCGAGTTAATATTTAAATCTGATGAAGAAATGAATTCACTTGTATATGGCAAAAATGTCAAAAAAGTAATCAAAATACTACTTACTATCAAAGAGAGTTATTTTGTGCCGGAGCACACAAAATGTGCTTTTATTAATGATGAATTAGCTGCAGATTCACCACCTCCTTTCATCACAATAGATGGCTATGATTTATGGGTTGAGTTTCCATTTTCTGAAGCTTATATGGCAGCGCTGCGAGGTGTATCTGTAGCTGAGAGCATTGAAAAAAGTTCGGGGAAAAGTTCGGGGAAAAGTTCGGGGAAAAGTTCGGGGATTATCCTTGAATCGCTCAGGAGAAATCCATATATGACCATCCCCGAGCTGGCCGAAAAATTACATATATCAACTCGTGCAATTGAAAAAAATCTGCAAAAATTGCAAAAGAGTGAAAAGCTTAAGCGTATCGGTCCCAGTAAAGGCGGACATTGGGAGGTATTGGAATGA
- a CDS encoding DUF45 domain-containing protein has product MKQSDRHRLDERNHVEKPLLRQLHGLGSVIKSKRQWVYEKTRHAQMYALAHPPGKELVNGQSALYPGRQYQIEVVQNSSEEVRFEQRFLVPERLSAERKKVLQKWKR; this is encoded by the coding sequence ATGAAACAATCGGACAGACACAGGCTCGATGAACGCAACCATGTGGAGAAGCCGCTTCTCAGGCAGCTTCACGGTCTAGGCTCTGTAATCAAATCAAAACGGCAGTGGGTTTATGAAAAGACCAGACATGCGCAAATGTACGCCTTAGCTCATCCACCCGGCAAAGAGTTGGTCAATGGCCAATCAGCTCTCTATCCTGGTCGCCAATATCAAATAGAAGTAGTTCAAAACAGCTCTGAGGAGGTCCGTTTTGAGCAACGGTTCCTGGTACCTGAGAGACTTTCAGCAGAGCGCAAGAAGGTTCTTCAAAAGTGGAAAAGGTAA
- a CDS encoding LysE family translocator gives MFQTSAIAFTILKFIGAGYLILLAWQAFRAPAATIECEQNVTTSCWKLYLRGIIMNISNPKVSIFFLAFLPQFTDPLRGSITIQLLLLGSLFIISTILVFGSVAVLGGSLGHLLLRSGRKLHILNKIAGSVFLGLALKLAVTTR, from the coding sequence ATTTTTCAGACATCTGCCATAGCATTTACCATCCTAAAATTTATCGGAGCAGGATACCTTATTTTATTGGCCTGGCAAGCATTCAGAGCTCCTGCTGCAACAATTGAATGTGAACAAAATGTAACTACCAGTTGTTGGAAGTTGTATCTTCGTGGTATCATTATGAACATTTCAAATCCCAAAGTATCGATCTTCTTTTTGGCATTCCTTCCACAATTTACAGATCCTCTGAGAGGATCAATCACCATTCAGTTATTACTACTGGGATCACTATTTATTATTTCAACAATTTTGGTTTTTGGAAGTGTTGCTGTACTTGGTGGGTCACTTGGTCATTTACTGCTTCGATCGGGTCGTAAACTGCACATTCTTAACAAAATAGCCGGTTCTGTTTTTTTGGGTCTGGCTTTAAAACTTGCAGTAACCACAAGATAA
- a CDS encoding DMT family transporter — protein MSLHSKQTNFWLITCFVFLWNSGFIGAEYGLPYARTFTLLFYRYLALTVLIFLYLNLRKRFIWVGWGYARNQMLIGVLAHGVWLSCVLIAVEYGVPSGIVALVVALQPLATGALSGVVVGERTSWNQWLGLIVGFLGVAFTVVARINFHDSAEVFAWFIPLGSVIAITAASLFQRKLSLKKEYSTVSKGVSLFYQSLATTVAVIVPAIVVERLSVEWSPVFVSALLWLVVAVSLGAYIVMWVLIDRIDATKVASLFYLGPPVTMLMTWIAFGDTVQITDLMGLAIVFVGVLVTYLRYPVISKPKTVRYRR, from the coding sequence ATGTCACTACATAGCAAACAAACAAACTTTTGGTTAATTACCTGCTTTGTGTTCTTGTGGAACTCAGGCTTTATTGGTGCTGAGTATGGTTTGCCGTATGCAAGAACATTTACCCTGTTGTTCTATCGCTATCTGGCCTTAACAGTGCTCATTTTTCTGTACTTGAATCTAAGAAAACGATTTATTTGGGTGGGATGGGGCTATGCCCGGAATCAAATGTTAATTGGTGTTCTTGCGCATGGGGTGTGGCTTTCATGTGTACTTATTGCCGTAGAGTATGGTGTGCCTTCAGGCATTGTAGCTCTTGTGGTTGCACTGCAGCCTCTGGCAACCGGAGCCTTGTCAGGGGTGGTAGTTGGCGAGCGAACGTCCTGGAATCAATGGCTGGGTTTGATTGTTGGATTCTTGGGAGTGGCTTTTACTGTGGTAGCACGAATAAATTTTCACGACTCCGCGGAGGTATTTGCCTGGTTTATTCCACTGGGTTCAGTTATCGCCATAACAGCTGCCAGTCTTTTTCAACGAAAACTAAGCCTGAAAAAAGAGTATAGTACTGTTTCGAAAGGGGTATCGCTTTTCTATCAAAGCCTGGCAACAACAGTAGCCGTGATTGTGCCTGCCATAGTAGTCGAGCGGTTATCAGTTGAATGGAGTCCGGTATTTGTTTCGGCATTACTATGGCTTGTTGTAGCGGTTTCACTGGGTGCTTATATTGTAATGTGGGTATTGATTGACCGTATTGATGCCACCAAAGTCGCTTCACTGTTTTATCTTGGTCCGCCGGTTACCATGCTAATGACATGGATAGCCTTTGGTGATACAGTACAGATAACCGATCTAATGGGATTAGCGATTGTGTTTGTGGGTGTTTTGGTGACATATCTGCGATATCCTGTGATATCAAAGCCAAAGACCGTGCGCTACAGGAGATAA
- a CDS encoding GNAT family N-acetyltransferase, with amino-acid sequence MDINIIKCSKKDSEYLENKLVSYNSSKVAFTQDTPFIHMNYKIDSDGKIIAGIKAVLYAWNCLFIDLLFVEEKYRYQGYGKKLLNYIEIEAKKHQCHLIHLDTFDFQAKDFYLKNGFEVFGILPDCPKGHTRYYMKKTLVR; translated from the coding sequence ATGGATATAAATATTATTAAATGTTCAAAGAAAGATAGTGAATACCTCGAAAACAAACTTGTATCCTATAATTCAAGTAAAGTCGCTTTTACTCAAGACACTCCTTTTATACACATGAACTATAAAATTGATTCCGATGGTAAAATTATTGCTGGAATCAAAGCTGTCCTTTATGCCTGGAATTGTCTGTTTATTGACCTGCTATTTGTAGAAGAAAAATACAGGTATCAGGGCTATGGAAAGAAACTACTGAATTATATTGAAATAGAGGCAAAAAAACATCAATGCCATCTCATCCACTTAGATACTTTTGATTTTCAGGCAAAAGACTTTTATTTGAAGAATGGTTTTGAAGTATTTGGTATACTTCCAGACTGTCCCAAAGGGCATACGAGATATTATATGAAAAAAACACTAGTGAGATAG
- a CDS encoding FMN-binding protein, whose translation MKQKNKILFTLVAFMVAGAVIVAVTVFSFIRRAETDLGKMNSMVIEDVDLSTIENGTYFGEFEAFPITARVEVTVNDGAISAITILQHRSGRGGPAEKITDRVIEAQSLEVDTITGATLSSKVLQFAIMAALQSGRGQE comes from the coding sequence TTGAAACAGAAAAACAAAATACTTTTCACGCTTGTAGCTTTTATGGTGGCTGGAGCTGTTATTGTAGCAGTAACGGTATTTTCATTTATTCGAAGGGCTGAAACAGATCTCGGGAAGATGAATTCTATGGTAATCGAGGATGTGGATCTTTCCACCATTGAGAATGGTACTTATTTCGGGGAGTTTGAAGCGTTCCCGATTACTGCCAGGGTTGAGGTTACCGTAAATGACGGAGCAATAAGTGCCATAACAATACTCCAACACAGAAGCGGCCGTGGTGGTCCTGCCGAAAAGATCACCGATCGGGTAATCGAGGCGCAATCACTTGAGGTTGATACGATAACCGGAGCTACCCTTAGCAGCAAAGTACTACAGTTTGCCATAATGGCTGCTCTGCAATCGGGCAGAGGACAGGAGTGA
- a CDS encoding DUF438 domain-containing protein: protein MVLQEILTIAIDYLKYELIEKIALKIEKETGESVTRFTTFEGITDSQARHEILKEVFRDLHAGADIRSVKRLFKELIQDIDASEISKIEQ, encoded by the coding sequence TTGGTCTTACAAGAAATTTTAACTATAGCAATCGATTATCTTAAATATGAACTTATCGAAAAAATCGCCCTAAAAATAGAGAAGGAAACAGGAGAGAGTGTTACCCGTTTCACCACCTTTGAGGGCATCACCGATTCACAGGCTCGCCACGAGATCTTAAAGGAGGTATTCCGTGACCTTCACGCCGGGGCAGATATAAGGAGTGTAAAACGCCTTTTTAAGGAGCTTATTCAAGATATCGATGCTTCAGAGATCTCCAAGATAGAGCAGTAA
- a CDS encoding dockerin type I repeat-containing protein gives MNKKIISVILVMGGIFLNSCSTDNIISPTDQNIKQEGSLPHWARTVTFRSGHEVPGVGRTRFLIEGEEYFLKGKEINSNGVVSQEGNYTNTWNEAGQLRTAVLRFKITSNTVYNEHDEPSFGRPGQIRIDILQNDLYYADAIDIWRDPSSAFYDPVKISDLKFSTVISTPETDMFYEMTPQLKYVEVNKNYSAKPLISAVASGIEPVFGTVNSIFNIFTNTISITEKERENGTIKLYDSYNKTYSKVKRNNYIIRQIGYDVVGPLRRPQGKNIDVDYAGFTYKVTSPTDGYVRSGRRNVRHDIHFTIEYSNSQVKDRLLFHHSYETGGNTIMFGDVNNDGVIDSNDLVILKRYLLEIPVAINLAAADLNGDGIVDSTDYVILKRYILEQIPSLPL, from the coding sequence ATGAACAAAAAAATTATATCTGTAATATTGGTTATGGGAGGAATATTTCTGAACAGTTGTTCAACAGATAATATTATATCACCAACCGATCAAAATATCAAACAAGAGGGTAGCCTTCCCCACTGGGCTCGTACTGTCACTTTTAGAAGTGGTCATGAAGTTCCAGGCGTTGGGCGTACACGATTTCTTATTGAAGGCGAGGAGTACTTTCTAAAAGGTAAAGAGATAAATTCAAATGGAGTTGTTTCTCAGGAAGGTAATTATACCAATACATGGAACGAAGCCGGACAACTTCGAACTGCAGTACTTAGATTTAAGATAACGAGCAACACTGTTTATAATGAGCATGATGAACCCTCTTTTGGAAGGCCGGGGCAGATTCGCATTGATATTTTGCAAAACGACTTATATTATGCTGATGCAATTGATATTTGGAGAGATCCATCCAGTGCCTTTTATGATCCTGTAAAAATTTCTGATCTGAAGTTTTCTACTGTTATTTCTACACCAGAAACAGATATGTTTTACGAGATGACTCCCCAGCTTAAGTATGTTGAAGTGAATAAAAACTATAGTGCTAAACCTTTAATTAGTGCGGTAGCTTCAGGAATCGAGCCTGTTTTTGGGACTGTAAATTCTATATTTAATATATTCACAAACACTATATCTATTACAGAAAAAGAAAGAGAGAATGGTACTATAAAACTATATGATTCTTATAATAAAACATATAGTAAAGTCAAAAGAAATAATTATATTATTAGGCAAATAGGGTACGATGTTGTAGGGCCATTACGTAGACCCCAAGGGAAAAATATAGATGTAGATTATGCTGGATTCACTTATAAAGTAACCTCCCCTACTGATGGTTATGTAAGATCCGGAAGAAGAAATGTTCGACATGACATTCATTTTACTATCGAGTACAGTAACAGCCAGGTTAAAGACCGTTTGTTGTTCCACCATTCATATGAAACAGGTGGGAATACAATCATGTTCGGAGATGTAAATAATGACGGAGTAATTGATTCAAACGATTTGGTTATACTAAAACGTTATCTCCTGGAGATTCCAGTAGCTATTAATTTAGCAGCTGCTGATCTTAATGGAGACGGAATAGTTGATTCAACCGATTATGTCATTTTAAAAAGGTATATACTTGAACAAATACCTTCTCTTCCTCTTTAA
- a CDS encoding GNAT family N-acetyltransferase, which produces MKEQIRKIQPRDTEEVLELIHKTTRHSYSRYYPQPAIDFFIQYQSKENVINDIEEGFAVVFTLDDQIVGTGMLVRRTIKRVFISPKFQGRGIGSKIMNVLEDRARDNGFEFLVLHAAIPAQQFYEGRNYKTLNSCQIPLDGKCTLDFYHMARMLKKTSSKSMVNLHNRRFTVVENSGPGAEVNEETIFTFFQNDELVVGYYEGGKIKEGELTGYIDGDRFVFHYIQVNCNGEKNSGNAYDTLKTGKNGKLQIIDTWKWETKAGSGKCIMEEM; this is translated from the coding sequence ATGAAAGAACAGATACGAAAGATACAGCCCCGGGATACCGAGGAGGTGCTTGAGCTGATTCATAAAACAACCCGACATTCTTATAGCAGATATTACCCTCAGCCAGCAATCGATTTTTTCATTCAATACCAATCAAAGGAAAATGTAATAAATGATATAGAAGAAGGTTTTGCCGTTGTATTCACATTGGATGATCAAATTGTTGGCACCGGCATGCTGGTAAGAAGAACTATTAAACGTGTTTTTATATCTCCGAAGTTTCAGGGCAGGGGTATTGGAAGTAAAATTATGAATGTACTTGAGGACAGGGCACGGGATAATGGGTTTGAATTTCTTGTTCTTCACGCTGCCATACCAGCTCAACAGTTTTACGAAGGAAGAAATTACAAAACTCTAAATAGTTGCCAGATACCTCTTGATGGCAAATGTACGCTCGACTTCTATCACATGGCCAGAATGCTTAAAAAGACTAGCTCAAAATCAATGGTGAACTTACACAACAGACGATTCACTGTAGTTGAGAATTCAGGCCCGGGAGCAGAGGTCAATGAAGAAACTATTTTCACGTTTTTCCAGAATGATGAACTGGTGGTGGGTTATTATGAAGGGGGAAAAATAAAGGAAGGCGAATTAACCGGCTACATTGACGGGGACAGGTTCGTTTTTCATTACATCCAGGTAAATTGTAATGGAGAGAAAAACAGTGGTAATGCTTACGATACATTAAAAACAGGTAAAAATGGTAAGCTTCAGATAATTGATACCTGGAAATGGGAGACAAAAGCGGGAAGCGGTAAGTGCATTATGGAGGAGATGTAG
- a CDS encoding RrF2 family transcriptional regulator translates to MKLSTRCEYGVRAMVWIAQGYSKGAVRKKDILENDPIPESYLENLLTTLRTCGFLHTKRGVGGGYALTRPPSQITMLQIVEALDGALVPRECVLNHAICDRSESCFLRESWNSMYAAVQKTLGGITLQDLVKKSGAGKQG, encoded by the coding sequence ATGAAGCTTTCAACCCGGTGTGAGTACGGGGTGCGTGCTATGGTCTGGATCGCTCAGGGATACTCTAAGGGTGCAGTCAGGAAAAAGGATATTCTTGAAAACGATCCCATACCGGAATCCTATTTGGAGAATCTGTTAACCACATTACGTACCTGTGGATTTTTGCATACAAAGCGTGGTGTTGGGGGGGGGTATGCTCTTACCCGTCCGCCGTCTCAAATAACCATGTTACAGATTGTGGAAGCGCTGGATGGTGCCCTTGTGCCCCGGGAATGTGTGCTTAATCATGCGATTTGTGATAGGAGTGAATCCTGTTTTCTGCGTGAAAGCTGGAACTCTATGTATGCGGCGGTTCAAAAAACTCTGGGGGGGATCACTTTGCAGGATCTCGTCAAAAAAAGTGGGGCAGGTAAGCAGGGGTAA